Proteins encoded in a region of the Diabrotica undecimpunctata isolate CICGRU chromosome 10, icDiaUnde3, whole genome shotgun sequence genome:
- the LOC140452213 gene encoding LOW QUALITY PROTEIN: T-box transcription factor TBX20-like (The sequence of the model RefSeq protein was modified relative to this genomic sequence to represent the inferred CDS: inserted 1 base in 1 codon): MFPTLRVSFTGIRSDQRYAVLLDVVPVDNKRYRYAYHRSSWLVAGKADPPAPNRLYAHPDSPYSGEQLRKQVVSFEKVKLTNNEMDKNGQIILNSMHRYQPRIHIVKXREHSGPINDLEAEQYRTFIFPETVFTAVTAYQNQLITKLKIDSNPFAKGFRDSSRLTDFDREPMDSLFMDQHFLRSSLRLYSGDSMDSENNNASSFFSAAMVEKARAQLQMWGRAGSAYNSSELHAFLLNSAHMPNQQMFFGQRQSIPLGIPTHLWNQGGSTSWQSPIHGGLPAGLLGPPSQHRHQITPPPASTPSSSGSPSPTSISTSSDFSMKILCFQP, from the exons ATGTTTCCGACGCTAAGAGTATCATTCACTGGCATTCGATCGGACCAACGTTACGCAGTACTTCTCGACGTGGTTCCAGTAGACAACAAACGGTACAGATATGCGTACCATCGCTCGTCGTGGCTGGTAGCGGGAAAGGCAGATCCACCAGCACCTAACAGGTTGTATGCCCATCCTGATTCACCGTACTCAGGGGAGCAGCTTAGGAAACAAGTGGTATCTTTCGAGAAAGTCAAACTTACCAATAACGAAATGGATAAAAATGGACAGATCATCCTCAATTCCATGCACCGGTATCAGCCTCGGATTCATATAGTTA GGCGGGAGCATTCCGGGCCCATAAACGATCTGGAAGCCGAACAGTACAGAACCTTTATATTTCCCGAAACTGTGTTCACAGCCGTAACGGCGTATCAAAATCAGCTcatcacaaaattaaaaattgattcTAATCCGTTCGCGAAAGGATTTAGAGACTCTTCGAGACTGACGGATTTTGATAGAGAGCCCATGGATAGTCTCTTTATGGACCAGCACTTCTTGAGATCCTCCCTTCGTCTCTATTCAGGTGATTCCATGGACTCCGAAAACAATAACGCAAGCTCATTTTTCTCGGCGGCGATGGTTGAAAAAGCTCGCGCGCAGCTGCAAATGTGGGGTCGCGCAGGATCTGCGTACAACTCCAGCGAGCTCCACGCGTTCCTGCTTAACAGCGCTCACATGCCAAACCAACAAATGTTCTTCGGACAGCGACAGTCCATACCTTTAGGAATCCCAACGCATCTTTGGAACCAGGGAGGAAGTACATCTTGGCAAAGCCCTATTCACGGTGGGCTACCAGCAGGTTTACTTGGACCTCCTTCCCAACATAGACATCAAATAACTCCTCCACCTGCCTCCACTCCAAGTTCCTCGGGATCTCCTTCACCCACTTCCATTAGTACTTCCAGTGACTTTTCAATGAAAATTCTctgttttcaaccataa